The Aureimonas mangrovi genome includes a region encoding these proteins:
- a CDS encoding methyltransferase family protein, which produces MRAVRREFPDLPPIWALGTAILAWLAGLILPIWSFGGTAVTAIGALFVAAGVGLIAWSAMWFHRKSTSIEPRDVPKTLIVEGPFRLNRNPIYTGMALSVFGVALLTGALSALFIAFAFPPIVTSRFIAGEEETLRQTFGPEAERYMAGTRRW; this is translated from the coding sequence ATGCGCGCTGTGCGAAGGGAATTTCCCGATCTTCCGCCGATCTGGGCGCTGGGGACGGCCATCCTCGCATGGCTCGCCGGACTGATCCTGCCGATCTGGTCGTTCGGCGGGACGGCGGTTACCGCGATCGGTGCGCTCTTCGTGGCTGCCGGTGTCGGCCTGATCGCATGGTCCGCAATGTGGTTCCACCGCAAGTCGACATCGATCGAGCCGCGCGACGTGCCGAAGACGTTGATCGTGGAAGGGCCGTTCCGGCTGAACCGCAATCCGATCTACACCGGCATGGCGCTTTCAGTGTTCGGCGTCGCCCTCCTGACAGGCGCGCTTTCCGCGCTGTTCATCGCTTTCGCTTTCCCGCCTATCGTGACCAGCCGCTTCATTGCAGGAGAGGAGGAGACACTCCGCCAAACCTTCGGGCCGGAGGCCGAGCGGTACATGGCCGGCACTCGACGCTGGTGA
- a CDS encoding DUF4112 domain-containing protein has product MTATDFMSRYEQEEEALSLADRTRRLERMARFARMMDTAVRIPGTNIRFGADAVISLVPGLGDGAAALMGLVIVNEARKLGLPYHKMARMIGNLGIDAVFGAVPIAGTFFDVYFKAHLRNIDIILDHFEYDEHDLKTDMKDVTPRL; this is encoded by the coding sequence ATGACCGCGACCGACTTCATGTCCCGCTACGAGCAGGAGGAAGAGGCCCTTTCTCTCGCCGACAGGACCCGCCGCCTCGAACGGATGGCACGGTTCGCGCGCATGATGGACACCGCCGTGCGCATCCCCGGCACCAACATCCGCTTCGGTGCCGACGCGGTGATAAGCCTCGTGCCCGGCCTCGGCGACGGGGCGGCCGCCTTGATGGGCCTCGTGATCGTCAATGAGGCGCGCAAGCTCGGGCTACCCTACCACAAGATGGCGCGCATGATCGGCAATCTGGGCATCGACGCGGTGTTCGGCGCGGTACCCATCGCCGGCACGTTCTTCGACGTCTATTTCAAGGCCCACCTGCGCAACATCGACATCATCCTCGACCATTTCGAGTATGACGAGCACGACCTGAAGACGGACATGAAGGACGTCACACCCCGCCTCTGA
- the metF gene encoding methylenetetrahydrofolate reductase [NAD(P)H], whose product MVQKRAGGIEVSFEFFPPKSEAMEASLWTAIQRLAPLGPRFVSVTYGAGGSTRERTHHTIQRLLGETDLDPAAHLTCVDASRAEVDEVIHQYRQTGVKHFVALRGDGQGGAGSAFVPRDDGYRNGADLTAGLKAIDPEFEISVSAYPEKHPESPDFATDIDLLKRKVDNGATRAITQFFFDNDVYERYVERVRRAGVYVPIVPGIVPIHDFVKIARFSEATGANVPAWLARRFEGLENDPQTRAHVAAAVCAEQVLDLTQRGVGEFHFYTMNRADLVYSICHILGLRPGPMAVEGNEGAAAA is encoded by the coding sequence ATGGTTCAGAAGCGAGCCGGCGGGATCGAGGTCTCGTTCGAGTTCTTTCCACCCAAGAGCGAGGCGATGGAAGCCTCCCTCTGGACGGCGATCCAGCGGCTGGCGCCGCTCGGCCCGCGCTTCGTCTCCGTCACCTACGGTGCGGGCGGTTCGACGCGCGAGCGCACGCATCACACCATCCAGCGCCTCCTCGGCGAGACGGATCTGGACCCGGCGGCCCACCTCACCTGCGTCGATGCCTCGCGCGCCGAGGTCGACGAGGTCATCCACCAGTACCGCCAGACCGGGGTGAAGCATTTCGTGGCGCTGCGCGGCGACGGGCAGGGCGGTGCCGGTAGCGCCTTCGTGCCGCGCGATGACGGCTATCGCAACGGCGCGGACCTGACGGCCGGCCTCAAGGCGATCGATCCCGAATTCGAGATCTCGGTTTCGGCCTATCCCGAGAAACACCCCGAAAGCCCGGATTTCGCGACCGACATCGATCTGCTCAAGCGCAAGGTCGACAACGGCGCGACGCGCGCCATCACCCAGTTCTTCTTCGACAACGACGTCTACGAGCGGTACGTGGAGCGCGTTCGCCGCGCAGGCGTGTATGTACCCATCGTGCCCGGCATCGTGCCGATCCACGACTTCGTGAAGATCGCTCGCTTCAGCGAGGCGACGGGCGCAAACGTGCCGGCCTGGCTCGCCCGGCGCTTCGAGGGCCTCGAGAACGATCCTCAGACCCGCGCGCATGTCGCCGCGGCCGTCTGCGCCGAGCAGGTGCTTGATCTGACGCAGCGCGGGGTCGGCGAGTTCCACTTCTACACGATGAACCGGGCGGACCTCGTCTACTCCATTTGCCACATTCTCGGCTTGCGGCCCGGGCCGATGGCCGTGGAAGGGAACGAGGGCGCTGCCGCAGCCTGA
- a CDS encoding ArsR/SmtB family transcription factor, which produces MTKSISFDLTVERLKALGEPTRLRLALLLSRQDLTVSDLVFVLGQSQPRISRHLKLLMETGILLRYQEGAWAYFRVSDEPGVADLLAAACEPLSADDAVLARDVERLEAVRLRRAEHAARYFAENAESWDRIRSLHVPDAQVEAALVEALGPDDFESILDVGTGTGRMLELLAGRARRAVGIDASREMLAVARAKLDAAELSRVSVRQGNAYHLPVEPRAYDLVTLHQVLHYLDDPQAAVREAARALAPGGRLAVVDFALHGHEFLREDHAHVRLGFSADAIEGFLRAVDLEVETIRLLEPTAEGGDQLTVLVAIGRDCGAASEPAALKISA; this is translated from the coding sequence GTGACGAAGTCAATTTCCTTTGACCTGACGGTCGAGCGCCTGAAGGCTCTCGGCGAGCCGACGCGTCTGCGTCTGGCCCTTCTGCTCTCACGTCAGGACCTGACCGTGAGCGACCTCGTCTTCGTGCTCGGACAGTCGCAGCCGCGGATCTCCCGCCATCTCAAGCTCCTGATGGAGACCGGCATTCTCTTGCGTTACCAGGAAGGCGCCTGGGCGTATTTCCGCGTTTCGGACGAGCCTGGAGTCGCTGACCTTCTGGCAGCCGCATGCGAACCGCTGTCGGCCGACGATGCTGTTCTGGCGCGCGATGTGGAGCGGCTCGAGGCGGTACGCCTGCGCCGGGCCGAGCATGCCGCACGCTACTTTGCCGAGAATGCGGAGAGCTGGGATCGCATCCGCTCGCTGCACGTCCCTGACGCCCAGGTCGAAGCCGCGCTCGTGGAGGCTCTCGGCCCGGACGATTTCGAGTCCATCCTTGATGTCGGCACCGGCACGGGGCGGATGCTGGAACTTCTTGCGGGCCGTGCACGCCGTGCGGTCGGCATCGACGCTTCCCGCGAGATGCTGGCGGTCGCGCGGGCCAAGCTCGACGCGGCCGAGCTTTCGCGTGTCTCGGTGCGCCAAGGCAACGCCTATCATCTTCCGGTGGAGCCGCGCGCCTACGACCTCGTCACGCTCCATCAGGTCCTGCACTATCTCGACGATCCGCAAGCCGCGGTGCGCGAGGCTGCTCGGGCGCTCGCGCCCGGCGGGCGGCTCGCCGTCGTCGACTTCGCTCTGCATGGCCACGAGTTCCTGCGCGAAGACCACGCCCATGTCCGGCTCGGTTTCTCGGCGGACGCGATCGAGGGCTTCCTGCGCGCGGTCGATCTCGAAGTCGAGACGATCCGCCTTCTCGAGCCGACAGCCGAGGGCGGCGATCAGTTGACGGTTCTCGTGGCGATCGGCCGCGACTGCGGCGCGGCCAGCGAGCCGGCGGCCCTGAAGATAAGCGCCTGA
- a CDS encoding cytochrome b — MIARVARYSPAARLLHWLAAFLVLVVWPMGMAIGFTTDEARKLTLYMLHESLGMAILWVMLARLAFRLLRPPPELLPMPRWQKRLANTVHWALYAVLILQPIFGFLATNAFGFPLDWFWTIPLPSPVGENHALAPILMGVHVALGYTILALFVLHMAGVLYHTLLRRDGTLRRMA; from the coding sequence ATGATCGCCAGGGTTGCGCGTTACTCGCCGGCGGCCCGGCTCCTGCACTGGCTAGCGGCGTTCCTTGTCCTCGTCGTGTGGCCGATGGGAATGGCGATCGGCTTCACGACCGACGAGGCGCGCAAGCTGACGCTCTACATGCTGCATGAGTCGCTTGGAATGGCGATCCTCTGGGTGATGCTTGCACGGCTCGCTTTCCGTCTGCTGCGCCCGCCCCCTGAACTCCTGCCGATGCCGCGCTGGCAGAAGCGACTCGCCAACACCGTTCACTGGGCGCTCTACGCCGTCCTGATCCTGCAGCCGATCTTCGGCTTCCTTGCCACTAACGCCTTCGGCTTCCCCCTGGACTGGTTCTGGACGATACCGCTGCCGAGCCCAGTCGGCGAGAACCATGCGCTGGCCCCTATCCTGATGGGCGTGCATGTCGCGCTCGGCTACACGATCCTCGCACTCTTCGTGCTGCACATGGCCGGTGTCCTCTATCACACGCTTCTGCGGCGGGACGGGACGCTGCGGAGGATGGCCTAA
- a CDS encoding N-acetylmuramoyl-L-alanine amidase: MTPDSLLVQEVAPSPNHDARADGAEPCILLLHYTGMRDGAAALARLRDPQSKVSCHYLVEEDGRIIQLVPEARRAWHAGAGSWRGREDVNSRSIGIEIVNPGHEHGYRAFTPAQIAATIELCRDCVARWPITPDQVLAHSDTAPSRKRDPGELFPWDQLFSAGIGVWVEPAPISGGRFLSTGDRGQPVEAYQALLATFGYGVVIDGIFDDRTRAATIAFQRHFRPARVDGVADGSTIDTLYRLTILQSEGRSWTR; encoded by the coding sequence GTGACACCCGATAGTCTTCTCGTTCAGGAGGTGGCGCCGTCGCCCAATCACGACGCGCGCGCCGACGGCGCCGAGCCCTGCATCCTGCTCCTTCATTACACGGGCATGCGCGATGGAGCGGCCGCGCTCGCCCGCCTCCGCGACCCCCAATCAAAAGTGTCGTGCCACTACCTCGTCGAGGAGGATGGGCGCATTATCCAGCTCGTGCCGGAGGCGCGACGGGCGTGGCACGCGGGCGCCGGCTCGTGGCGCGGGCGGGAAGATGTCAATTCCCGCTCCATTGGCATCGAGATCGTCAATCCCGGCCACGAGCATGGCTACCGCGCCTTCACGCCGGCGCAGATCGCCGCGACGATCGAATTGTGTAGGGATTGTGTCGCTCGCTGGCCGATTACGCCCGATCAGGTGCTCGCGCACTCCGATACAGCGCCTTCGCGCAAGCGGGATCCCGGTGAACTCTTTCCGTGGGATCAACTCTTCAGCGCCGGGATCGGGGTGTGGGTCGAGCCGGCGCCGATCTCCGGTGGTCGCTTCCTGTCGACCGGAGATCGAGGGCAGCCTGTGGAGGCCTATCAGGCCCTTCTGGCGACCTTCGGGTACGGTGTGGTGATCGACGGGATCTTCGATGACAGAACGCGTGCAGCGACGATCGCCTTCCAGCGGCACTTCCGGCCGGCGCGTGTCGACGGGGTTGCCGACGGTTCCACGATCGACACGCTCTACCGGCTGACGATCCTGCAGAGCGAAGGCCGTTCCTGGACCCGGTAG
- a CDS encoding lytic transglycosylase domain-containing protein has product MTRLPAVALAATISLALIPAASAETASSTSTAPVGAPSAKVAGPFDDTPYADLIEAAATAEGVPVELAHAVVFIESTYRADVTGGAGEIGLMQIKLGTARDMGFRGTRKELYDPATNLRYGMKYLAGAKARGGGSVCGTILKYNAGHYAKRSNPVSRRYCERVKVQLAKY; this is encoded by the coding sequence ATGACACGACTGCCTGCCGTGGCTCTCGCCGCGACGATCTCGCTCGCCCTCATTCCGGCCGCATCGGCCGAAACCGCTTCCTCCACCTCGACCGCACCTGTCGGAGCGCCGTCCGCCAAGGTCGCCGGGCCGTTCGACGACACGCCCTACGCCGACCTCATCGAAGCGGCGGCCACGGCTGAGGGGGTTCCGGTGGAACTGGCCCATGCGGTGGTCTTCATCGAAAGCACCTACCGGGCGGATGTGACGGGCGGAGCGGGCGAGATCGGGCTGATGCAGATCAAGCTCGGCACCGCGCGCGACATGGGCTTTCGCGGCACGCGCAAGGAACTCTACGATCCGGCGACCAATCTCAGATACGGCATGAAGTATCTGGCGGGGGCCAAGGCGCGCGGCGGCGGCAGCGTCTGCGGCACGATCCTGAAGTACAATGCCGGTCACTACGCCAAGCGTTCGAACCCCGTCTCGCGCCGCTATTGCGAGCGTGTGAAGGTACAGCTCGCCAAATACTGA
- a CDS encoding glycoside hydrolase family 25 protein, producing MNVLQVNVREGLRKACALAVIVALPLLAACTTASLDMRDLGVTGSVAPSQPFRMSRIEGTRPHHYPVHGIDVSKYQGSIDWAAVRQSGTAFAYLKATEGGDMLDDRFEEHWNGAKAAGVPRGAYHFFYWCRPGIEQARWFIENVPRDAYALPPVLDVEWTPFSPTCTRRPERAEMVREMSAFMDALEQHYGVRPIIYAPIDIHRDRLVGTFPEHQFWLRGVRDHPDVNYEDREFRFWQYTESGTVDGVRGPVDRNAFSGSARDWERWLEAHRPHLRTARR from the coding sequence ATGAACGTGTTGCAAGTGAACGTCCGCGAAGGACTGCGCAAGGCGTGCGCGCTCGCCGTGATCGTCGCGCTCCCGCTTCTGGCGGCCTGCACCACGGCCTCGCTCGACATGCGCGATCTCGGCGTGACCGGTTCCGTAGCGCCCTCCCAGCCCTTTCGCATGAGCCGGATCGAGGGCACCCGCCCTCATCACTACCCGGTCCACGGCATCGACGTCTCGAAATACCAGGGCTCGATCGACTGGGCGGCCGTGCGCCAGAGCGGCACGGCCTTCGCCTATCTGAAGGCGACGGAGGGCGGCGACATGCTCGACGACCGCTTCGAGGAACACTGGAACGGAGCGAAAGCCGCCGGCGTGCCGCGCGGCGCTTACCACTTCTTCTACTGGTGCCGGCCGGGCATCGAGCAGGCGCGCTGGTTCATCGAGAACGTTCCGCGTGACGCTTACGCCCTTCCCCCGGTCCTCGACGTCGAGTGGACGCCCTTCTCGCCGACCTGCACGCGCCGCCCCGAGCGGGCGGAAATGGTGCGCGAGATGAGCGCCTTCATGGATGCGCTTGAGCAGCACTATGGCGTGCGCCCGATCATCTACGCGCCGATCGACATCCACCGCGACCGTCTGGTCGGGACGTTCCCGGAGCACCAGTTCTGGCTGCGCGGCGTGCGGGACCACCCGGACGTCAACTACGAGGATCGCGAGTTCCGCTTCTGGCAGTACACCGAATCCGGCACGGTGGATGGCGTGCGCGGGCCGGTGGACCGCAACGCCTTTTCCGGTTCCGCCCGCGATTGGGAACGGTGGCTGGAGGCGCATCGCCCGCACCTGCGCACCGCGAGACGATGA
- a CDS encoding alanine racemase — translation MQTFNTATEAALALRPDVPVYCFRPQVLSADARSFMESFPGRTAYAVKTNGEPMVLETLSKAGVEAFDVASPGEFAAVRAVAPHAEMLYMHPIKAQSDIRLALETYGIRVMSLDHEDEVAKILRVVRALDLDPATITIFVRIQTKGHAAYELSKKFGATPAHAVELLQRCHRIGFKVGLCFHVGSQIEDPETYERALASADWVRNRADVPLAGLDVGGGFPAEYGHDPRRKKPVMPGLGQIMSRLRSDLDEWGFTDIPLVAEPGRVVVARAFSLIVRVLLRKGRRLYINDGIWASLSDSWTGKITLPARFIPDPARTRRTGDAKTISAFRVCGATCDSVDILSRPFWLPETVDTGDWIEIGHIGAYSLSLRTRFNGFYPDTFVEVTTPFDEGGAAEGYASLETMAD, via the coding sequence TTGCAGACCTTCAATACCGCGACAGAGGCGGCACTGGCGCTTCGACCGGATGTGCCTGTCTACTGCTTTCGACCTCAGGTCCTTTCTGCCGATGCGCGGTCCTTCATGGAGAGCTTTCCCGGCCGCACCGCCTATGCCGTGAAGACCAACGGCGAGCCGATGGTGCTCGAAACGCTGTCGAAGGCCGGCGTGGAAGCCTTCGACGTCGCCTCGCCCGGCGAGTTCGCGGCGGTGCGCGCGGTCGCGCCCCACGCCGAGATGCTCTACATGCATCCGATCAAGGCGCAGTCCGACATTCGCCTCGCTCTGGAGACCTACGGCATCCGGGTGATGAGCCTCGACCATGAGGACGAGGTGGCCAAGATCCTGCGTGTGGTCCGGGCGCTCGATCTCGACCCCGCGACAATCACCATCTTCGTGCGCATCCAGACGAAGGGGCATGCCGCTTACGAACTCTCCAAGAAGTTCGGTGCGACGCCCGCCCACGCGGTCGAGCTTCTGCAGCGCTGCCACCGCATCGGCTTCAAGGTCGGGCTCTGCTTCCATGTCGGCTCCCAGATCGAGGACCCCGAGACCTACGAGCGCGCGCTCGCCTCCGCGGACTGGGTGCGCAACCGGGCCGACGTGCCGCTCGCAGGCCTCGACGTCGGGGGCGGCTTTCCAGCCGAATATGGCCACGACCCGCGCCGCAAGAAGCCCGTCATGCCGGGTCTCGGGCAGATCATGTCGCGGCTACGCTCCGATCTCGATGAGTGGGGCTTCACCGACATTCCGCTCGTGGCCGAACCGGGGCGCGTGGTCGTGGCGCGAGCGTTCTCGCTGATCGTGCGCGTCCTCCTGCGCAAGGGCCGGCGCCTCTACATCAACGACGGGATCTGGGCCTCCCTGTCCGACAGCTGGACGGGCAAGATCACTCTGCCGGCACGCTTCATTCCCGATCCGGCGCGCACACGTCGCACGGGCGACGCCAAGACGATCAGCGCGTTCCGCGTCTGCGGGGCCACCTGTGACTCGGTCGATATCCTGTCTCGGCCCTTCTGGCTGCCGGAAACCGTCGATACGGGGGACTGGATCGAGATCGGCCATATCGGCGCCTACTCGCTTTCGCTGCGCACGCGCTTCAACGGCTTTTACCCCGACACCTTCGTAGAGGTGACGACGCCTTTCGACGAAGGCGGTGCGGCCGAAGGGTACGCCAGCCTCGAAACGATGGCCGACTGA
- a CDS encoding molecular chaperone DjiA has translation MAVLAQLGALIRDLASQGMATLDALFERVRALYGGDRETRRRVAFSVAMIALSAKMAKADGIVTQSEVDAFRRIFAIPPEEISNVFRLYDLAKQDTSGFEAYARKIAGLCEATDCEQGMLVDVLDGLFQIAGADGVVHEREMEFLRRVAKIFRLSEAAFARVEARHVRGGALQAYAILGVSPDDPPETIRRSYLQLVRDNHPDRLLARGVPDEFMAIATERMKAINAAWDSVSRAPAA, from the coding sequence ATGGCCGTTCTGGCACAACTAGGCGCCCTGATCCGCGATCTGGCGAGCCAGGGCATGGCGACGCTCGACGCGCTCTTCGAGCGGGTGCGCGCCTTATACGGCGGGGACAGGGAGACGCGCCGCCGCGTCGCCTTTTCCGTCGCCATGATTGCCCTTTCCGCCAAGATGGCCAAGGCAGACGGCATCGTCACACAGTCCGAGGTCGACGCTTTCCGGCGTATCTTCGCGATTCCGCCCGAAGAGATCAGCAACGTTTTCCGCCTCTATGACCTCGCCAAGCAGGACACGTCCGGTTTCGAGGCCTATGCGCGCAAGATTGCCGGGCTCTGCGAGGCGACCGATTGCGAGCAGGGCATGCTGGTCGATGTCCTCGACGGCCTCTTCCAGATCGCGGGAGCGGATGGTGTTGTTCACGAGCGCGAGATGGAATTTCTCCGTCGGGTCGCGAAGATCTTCCGTCTCAGTGAAGCAGCATTTGCGCGTGTCGAGGCGCGGCACGTGCGCGGCGGTGCACTGCAGGCTTACGCCATTCTGGGCGTGAGCCCGGACGATCCGCCCGAGACGATCCGCAGGAGCTATCTGCAACTCGTACGCGACAATCATCCCGACCGTCTCCTCGCCCGCGGCGTGCCCGACGAGTTCATGGCGATCGCAACGGAGCGGATGAAGGCGATCAACGCCGCCTGGGACAGCGTGTCGAGAGCGCCCGCCGCGTGA
- the rsmH gene encoding 16S rRNA (cytosine(1402)-N(4))-methyltransferase RsmH: MMANNGEGEGPADGGPVRHVPVLLRQVLEALAPSVGETVVDGTFGAGGYSRAIVEAGANVIGIDRDPTAIAAAGPVIAASHGRLSLIEGRFGDMAEIVDEAVGGLVDGVVLDIGVSSMQIDTASRGFSFQKDGPLDMRMSGAGPSAADVVNMLKVGDLARVLSFLGEERQAGRIARAIEARRTERPFETTLDLAAVVGRVVGRKPQDRIDPATRTFQALRAYVNDELGELARALVAAERILKPGGRLVVVTFHSLEDRIVKRFIRERSSAPSGSRHLPDVQHVPATFSARNKAEAGDEAEIAANPRARSAKLRAATRTDAPARTGPDAEDFIELPALADLPRSGVTR; encoded by the coding sequence ATGATGGCGAACAACGGCGAGGGCGAAGGCCCGGCCGATGGCGGACCTGTCCGCCACGTTCCGGTGCTCCTGCGGCAGGTTCTGGAAGCGCTCGCGCCGAGCGTCGGCGAGACGGTGGTCGACGGCACCTTCGGTGCGGGCGGCTATTCGCGCGCCATCGTGGAGGCGGGCGCCAACGTCATCGGCATCGACCGCGATCCGACGGCGATCGCGGCGGCCGGGCCGGTCATCGCAGCCTCGCACGGTCGTCTCAGCCTTATCGAGGGGCGCTTCGGCGACATGGCCGAGATCGTCGACGAGGCGGTCGGTGGGCTGGTCGACGGCGTCGTCCTCGATATCGGCGTCTCTTCCATGCAGATCGATACGGCGAGCCGCGGCTTCTCCTTCCAGAAGGACGGCCCGCTCGACATGCGCATGAGCGGCGCGGGCCCGAGCGCGGCCGACGTCGTCAACATGCTCAAGGTCGGCGATCTGGCGCGTGTCCTGTCCTTCCTTGGCGAAGAGCGACAGGCGGGGCGTATCGCGCGCGCCATTGAGGCGCGCCGCACCGAGCGACCCTTCGAGACGACGCTGGATCTCGCCGCGGTGGTCGGACGTGTCGTCGGGCGCAAGCCTCAGGACAGGATCGACCCCGCCACGCGCACCTTCCAGGCGCTGCGGGCCTACGTGAACGACGAGCTGGGCGAACTGGCGCGCGCGCTGGTGGCGGCCGAGCGCATTCTGAAGCCGGGCGGCCGGCTCGTCGTCGTCACCTTCCATTCGCTCGAGGACCGGATCGTCAAGCGCTTCATCCGCGAGCGTTCGTCGGCTCCCTCCGGCTCACGACATTTACCGGATGTTCAGCACGTTCCGGCAACCTTTTCAGCACGCAACAAGGCGGAAGCGGGCGACGAGGCGGAGATCGCGGCCAACCCCCGTGCCCGCTCGGCCAAGCTGCGTGCCGCCACCCGCACCGATGCGCCTGCGCGCACAGGCCCGGACGCGGAGGATTTCATCGAACTACCCGCCCTTGCCGATCTGCCGCGCTCCGGAGTGACCCGCTGA
- the mraZ gene encoding division/cell wall cluster transcriptional repressor MraZ yields MDRFLSSAVNAIDAKGRVSVPASFRQILAQRGFRELYALQSIGHPAIDVGGMDLLERYETRMAQEDPFGEAFADMSLFAYGDGAFLKFDGEGRITVTDFIRSHTGITDKVVFVGRNDFFQLWEPSQFEAHRAEARQRLLAMRAGGSSQRSAPE; encoded by the coding sequence ATGGACCGCTTCCTTTCCAGCGCCGTCAATGCAATCGACGCCAAGGGCCGCGTCTCCGTGCCGGCGTCCTTCCGTCAGATCCTCGCCCAACGCGGCTTCCGCGAACTCTACGCGCTTCAGTCGATAGGCCATCCGGCGATCGACGTCGGCGGCATGGATCTTCTGGAGCGATACGAGACGCGCATGGCGCAGGAGGACCCGTTCGGGGAGGCGTTCGCCGACATGAGTCTGTTCGCCTACGGCGACGGGGCGTTCCTGAAATTCGACGGGGAGGGGCGCATCACCGTCACCGATTTCATCCGTTCGCACACGGGCATCACGGACAAGGTGGTGTTCGTCGGGCGCAACGACTTCTTTCAGCTCTGGGAGCCCTCGCAATTCGAGGCGCATCGGGCGGAGGCGCGCCAGCGTCTCCTCGCGATGCGTGCGGGCGGCTCGTCGCAGCGGAGCGCACCGGAATGA
- a CDS encoding lytic murein transglycosylase, whose amino-acid sequence MKAALAAALLLAGTAGAHAQSCGGDFGQFVEGVRQEAIAQGMSQDAVRRATSGLRIDQRVLQRDRAQGVFQQAWLTFAGRMISQNRLDRGRQELQRNAALFRRIEAETGVPGAVLTAFWGLETDFGGFLGDFETLPALATLAHDCRRPELFRPHLLAAIQLVDMGYLEPEQMRGAWAGELGQTQLLPEDYIRFGTDADGNGRIDLIRDSADALFTTAKFIQNLGWRRGEPWIEEVRVPDDFPFDRAGVYAREPRSAFAALGVTKADGSPLETDGLQASIVLPQGRGGPAFLTFANFDIYIEWNNSLVYTLSAAYFATRLDGAPRVREGNPRPGLDADQMVRLQQRLQARGHDVGKIDGILGAGTRAAVRAEQIRLGMPADAWPTSELLTALN is encoded by the coding sequence ATGAAAGCCGCCCTCGCCGCCGCCCTTCTCCTTGCCGGCACCGCCGGCGCCCATGCCCAGAGCTGCGGCGGAGATTTCGGCCAGTTCGTCGAAGGCGTGCGCCAGGAGGCGATCGCACAGGGCATGTCGCAGGACGCGGTGCGCCGTGCCACGTCCGGTCTTCGCATCGACCAGCGCGTCCTCCAGCGCGACCGCGCGCAGGGCGTCTTCCAACAGGCATGGCTCACCTTCGCCGGCCGGATGATCAGCCAGAACCGGCTCGATCGCGGCCGTCAGGAACTCCAGCGCAACGCCGCGCTCTTCCGCCGCATCGAGGCCGAGACCGGCGTTCCCGGCGCAGTGCTCACCGCCTTCTGGGGCCTCGAGACCGATTTCGGCGGCTTCCTCGGCGATTTCGAGACGCTGCCGGCGCTGGCGACGCTTGCCCATGACTGCCGGCGGCCGGAGCTCTTCCGCCCGCATCTCCTCGCCGCCATCCAACTCGTCGACATGGGCTATCTGGAGCCCGAGCAGATGCGCGGCGCTTGGGCCGGCGAGCTCGGCCAGACCCAGCTCCTGCCGGAAGACTACATCCGCTTCGGCACCGATGCGGACGGCAACGGACGCATCGACCTCATCCGCGATTCGGCCGACGCGCTCTTCACCACCGCCAAGTTCATCCAGAACCTTGGCTGGCGCCGGGGCGAGCCCTGGATCGAGGAAGTGCGCGTGCCCGACGACTTTCCCTTCGACCGCGCCGGCGTTTATGCGCGCGAGCCGCGCAGCGCGTTCGCTGCGCTCGGCGTCACGAAGGCCGACGGTTCGCCGCTGGAGACCGACGGCCTGCAGGCCTCCATCGTGCTGCCGCAGGGCCGCGGCGGCCCTGCGTTCCTGACCTTCGCCAATTTCGACATCTACATCGAGTGGAACAACTCGCTCGTCTACACGCTCTCGGCCGCCTATTTCGCGACCCGCCTCGACGGCGCGCCCCGTGTGCGCGAAGGCAATCCGCGCCCCGGCCTCGATGCCGACCAGATGGTTCGCCTCCAGCAGCGCCTCCAGGCGCGCGGCCATGACGTCGGCAAGATCGACGGCATTCTCGGCGCCGGCACGCGCGCGGCCGTGCGCGCCGAGCAGATTCGCCTCGGCATGCCGGCCGACGCCTGGCCGACGAGCGAACTCCTCACGGCGCTGAACTGA
- a CDS encoding DUF2293 domain-containing protein, which translates to MAATGRRRAIDRALTALLPRVPYLDAEAIRAATGRRHMRELSVDAALWLATLAHIRHAHTEYDALRDEGYGREEARFFVVEEVNAVLDRWGAGRRLVSEPGPEEAWPD; encoded by the coding sequence ATGGCGGCGACGGGACGAAGACGGGCGATAGACAGGGCGCTGACAGCGCTCCTGCCGCGCGTGCCCTACCTTGATGCGGAAGCGATCCGCGCGGCGACTGGCCGCCGGCATATGCGCGAGCTTTCCGTCGACGCCGCGCTCTGGCTGGCGACGCTCGCCCATATTCGTCATGCGCATACCGAATACGATGCGCTGCGCGACGAGGGGTACGGACGCGAGGAAGCGCGCTTTTTCGTGGTGGAGGAGGTCAACGCGGTGTTGGACCGCTGGGGCGCCGGCCGCAGGCTCGTGTCAGAGCCGGGACCGGAAGAGGCT